One window from the genome of Fulvivirga lutea encodes:
- a CDS encoding antitoxin Xre/MbcA/ParS toxin-binding domain-containing protein, with product MEANEPQVIYGRYRSKIADPTTIVLSAQKGVSADIFTDVVKLFGHNDYMAEVIELTHKTINKYQVNNIKFSPIRSELMLKLVALYHKGVSVFGDRSSFINWMSKSAYGLGGYIPFDLIKTSDGIDLISDELDRIKYGDTA from the coding sequence ATGGAAGCTAATGAACCACAAGTTATTTATGGAAGGTACAGGTCAAAAATTGCCGATCCTACAACTATCGTTCTATCTGCTCAAAAAGGCGTTTCAGCTGATATTTTTACAGATGTCGTAAAACTTTTTGGCCATAATGATTACATGGCGGAAGTGATTGAATTAACACACAAAACCATTAATAAGTACCAGGTCAATAATATTAAGTTCAGCCCGATTAGAAGTGAACTTATGCTCAAACTGGTTGCACTTTATCACAAAGGAGTATCTGTTTTTGGTGATAGGTCTTCATTTATAAATTGGATGTCAAAATCTGCTTATGGGCTCGGGGGTTATATTCCGTTTGATTTGATAAAAACATCTGATGGTATAGATCTAATATCAGATGAGTTAGATCGTATCAAATATGGAGATACTGCATGA
- the thiL gene encoding thiamine-phosphate kinase, with protein sequence MAEKRTELSDLGEFGIIERIKNSTKNKHKSTLEGIGDDAAIIDVKDKQLLVSTDMLLEGVHFDLSYMPLAHLGYKAVAVNVSDIAAMNGVPTQITVNIGLSNRFSLEAVDTLYQGILKACEDFKVDLVGGDTSSSASGLVLSITALGQVDKKSVVKRSGAKKGDIICVTGDLGAAYLGLQVLEREKQVFLSNPEMQPQLDKYDYIVQRQLKPSARMDIIHELAELKLVPSSMIDISDGLASELMHLAKSSKIGVQIYEDKLPIDKQTYDTGYELGIDSTTAALNGGEDYELLFTINQDDYEKLKNHSDIHFIGYVKEFSEGCKMVTKQENLIDIKAQGWNHYKKD encoded by the coding sequence ATGGCTGAAAAAAGGACTGAATTAAGTGATTTAGGAGAATTTGGAATTATTGAGCGTATCAAAAATAGCACTAAAAATAAGCATAAATCTACCCTTGAAGGGATAGGTGATGATGCCGCAATAATAGATGTAAAGGATAAGCAGCTTTTGGTTTCCACCGATATGCTTTTGGAAGGCGTGCACTTCGATTTATCCTATATGCCATTGGCACACTTGGGTTACAAAGCAGTAGCTGTAAATGTATCAGACATAGCGGCTATGAATGGCGTTCCCACTCAAATTACTGTAAATATTGGTTTAAGTAATAGGTTTTCCTTAGAAGCTGTGGATACGCTTTATCAAGGAATTTTAAAGGCGTGTGAAGATTTTAAGGTTGACCTTGTTGGAGGTGACACAAGTTCTTCTGCCAGCGGATTAGTGTTGTCGATTACTGCATTGGGTCAGGTGGATAAGAAATCAGTGGTTAAACGTTCAGGAGCAAAGAAAGGCGATATAATTTGTGTTACCGGAGATTTAGGAGCTGCCTACCTAGGTCTGCAGGTGTTGGAGCGCGAAAAACAAGTGTTCTTGTCTAATCCGGAAATGCAGCCCCAATTGGATAAATATGATTACATAGTACAAAGGCAACTTAAACCGTCTGCAAGAATGGATATAATTCATGAGCTGGCAGAATTAAAACTGGTACCTTCTTCTATGATCGACATTTCAGACGGCCTGGCTTCAGAACTCATGCACCTTGCTAAAAGCTCCAAAATTGGTGTTCAGATCTATGAAGATAAATTGCCTATTGACAAACAGACTTACGATACTGGCTATGAGTTAGGTATAGACTCAACAACTGCAGCATTGAATGGCGGTGAAGATTATGAGCTTCTTTTTACCATCAATCAAGATGATTATGAAAAGCTCAAGAATCATTCTGACATCCACTTTATTGGCTATGTAAAAGAATTTTCAGAAGGCTGTAAAATGGTAACCAAACAAGAAAACCTGATTGATATTAAGGCGCAAGGCTGGAATCACTACAAAAAAGATTAA
- a CDS encoding HesB/IscA family protein, whose translation MISVTDKAKDRIIELRNQEGKSDDHNIRVLVQGGGCSGLMYDLKFDSAVEDSDEVFEDKGVKILVDKKSLLYLLGTTLDFSDGLNGKGFQFINPNATRTCGCGESFAV comes from the coding sequence ATGATAAGTGTAACAGATAAGGCGAAAGATAGAATTATAGAATTGAGGAATCAGGAAGGTAAGTCTGATGACCACAACATCCGTGTGTTGGTACAAGGTGGTGGTTGCTCAGGTTTGATGTACGACCTAAAATTTGATTCTGCTGTTGAAGATAGCGATGAAGTGTTTGAAGATAAAGGCGTAAAAATTCTTGTTGACAAGAAAAGTTTGCTTTACTTATTAGGCACTACATTAGACTTTTCAGACGGACTAAATGGCAAAGGCTTTCAGTTTATTAACCCAAATGCCACAAGAACTTGTGGTTGTGGAGAGAGTTTTGCGGTTTAA
- a CDS encoding ABC-F family ATP-binding cassette domain-containing protein: MNYLSVDSISKSFGERVLFENVTFGIGQGQKVALVGVNGSGKTTLLKILAGVDVPDKGEVVVNNEVSIAYLEQQPEFETDHVIEAVLSGNKELAKLIEEYEYHLSKAESDPKSMERLTELMSKMDEADAWTFESQIKEILGKLGIEDLSQNISSMSGGQKKRVGLAKALMEKPDLVILDEPTNHLDLEAIEWLEKYLASSQMAIVMVTHDRYFLENVTNEIIELDNQQVYSYSGNYSYFLDKKAERETIAQSEKEKARNLYKTELEWIRRQPKARGTKAKYRIDAFEDTKKKAHVNLSKSEVNLDIEQRRQGGKVLELEHLNKSFGDKKLINDFSYTFKKGDRIGIIGHNGSGKSTFLKIITGKLAADSGKVDKGQSTVFGYYEQAEPNFKSGMKVIEVVQEVAEFISIGKEEVSASRLLTQFNFAPKAQYDYVDNLSGGEKRRLQLLKVLMGRPNFLILDEPTNDLDLITLRTLEEFLHQFQGCLVIVSHDRYFMDRLVQHLFVFEEGKAIKDFPGNYSVYRESKAVERKENKPDVIENKDKTEKVKDATRKLTYNEKREFEQLESEIEKLNEKIAEMEQLLISGETDHAKLISWGEELDKAKSDLDAKELRWLELSELN, from the coding sequence ATGAATTACTTGTCAGTTGATAGCATTTCCAAATCGTTTGGTGAAAGGGTACTTTTCGAGAACGTAACCTTTGGGATAGGCCAGGGCCAAAAAGTGGCGCTTGTAGGTGTAAATGGTAGTGGAAAAACTACTTTACTAAAAATTTTGGCCGGAGTAGATGTACCTGATAAGGGTGAAGTAGTAGTGAATAACGAAGTAAGTATTGCTTACCTGGAACAGCAACCTGAGTTTGAAACAGACCATGTAATTGAGGCCGTTTTGTCAGGAAATAAGGAGTTGGCCAAACTTATAGAGGAATACGAATACCATCTTTCCAAAGCCGAGAGTGATCCTAAATCCATGGAAAGGCTTACGGAGTTAATGAGCAAAATGGATGAAGCGGACGCCTGGACGTTTGAATCTCAGATTAAAGAGATTCTGGGTAAGTTAGGCATTGAGGACCTATCTCAGAATATCTCCAGCATGTCGGGCGGACAGAAGAAGAGAGTAGGGTTAGCAAAGGCCTTGATGGAAAAGCCTGATTTAGTAATTCTTGATGAACCCACTAACCACCTTGACTTGGAAGCTATCGAATGGCTGGAAAAGTATCTGGCTTCAAGCCAAATGGCCATTGTAATGGTAACTCACGATCGTTATTTCTTGGAAAATGTAACCAATGAGATTATTGAATTAGATAACCAGCAGGTATATTCTTATTCTGGTAACTATTCTTATTTCCTCGATAAAAAAGCGGAACGCGAGACGATTGCCCAATCGGAAAAGGAAAAAGCCAGAAATCTATATAAAACTGAGCTGGAGTGGATACGCAGACAGCCGAAGGCAAGAGGTACGAAAGCCAAATATAGAATCGATGCTTTTGAAGATACAAAGAAGAAGGCGCATGTAAACCTCTCTAAAAGTGAGGTTAATTTAGATATCGAGCAAAGAAGGCAAGGCGGAAAAGTGTTGGAACTGGAGCATTTAAATAAATCTTTTGGCGATAAAAAGCTCATTAATGATTTCAGCTATACATTTAAAAAAGGCGATAGAATTGGGATTATTGGTCATAATGGTTCGGGGAAATCTACATTTCTGAAAATAATCACAGGTAAATTAGCTGCAGATAGCGGCAAAGTGGATAAAGGGCAATCAACAGTATTTGGCTATTATGAGCAAGCAGAGCCCAACTTTAAGTCGGGTATGAAGGTGATTGAAGTAGTTCAGGAAGTAGCTGAATTTATATCTATCGGGAAAGAGGAAGTATCTGCTTCAAGGCTCTTAACCCAGTTTAATTTTGCACCAAAAGCCCAGTACGATTACGTAGATAACCTTAGTGGAGGAGAAAAACGCAGATTGCAATTGCTAAAAGTACTGATGGGCAGGCCTAATTTTTTAATTCTCGATGAGCCAACTAATGACCTGGATTTAATTACTCTGAGAACATTAGAAGAGTTTTTGCATCAATTTCAGGGATGTTTAGTGATTGTTTCACACGATCGTTATTTCATGGACAGGCTTGTGCAGCACCTGTTTGTTTTTGAAGAAGGTAAGGCCATTAAAGATTTCCCTGGCAATTATTCAGTTTATCGTGAGTCTAAGGCTGTAGAAAGAAAGGAAAACAAACCTGACGTTATCGAAAACAAAGATAAAACGGAGAAAGTAAAGGACGCTACTAGAAAGCTCACCTACAATGAGAAACGGGAATTTGAGCAGTTAGAAAGTGAAATTGAAAAACTAAATGAGAAAATAGCAGAAATGGAGCAGTTGCTAATATCCGGAGAAACCGATCATGCCAAGTTAATTAGCTGGGGTGAGGAGCTGGACAAGGCTAAGAGTGATTTAGATGCAAAAGAACTAAGGTGGTTAGAGCTGTCTGAACTGAACTAA
- a CDS encoding S8 family serine peptidase yields MNKFKLLIYALMLFAGTLRAQQKYWIYLKDKTASVEDIRNTANAFGTTPIVISDWLKAYSSNLSYEQINSLKLNAAIAGISAVRSHIITHGSIIEPFQIHKSLDQIKADTLIQMGINGKGIKIGIIDAGFLNADKNRYLKKAIEQGQVKGYKNYIDPELVNPFEGTSLNNDNHGTEVFQFIAGNSIEMTTGLATEATYYLARTDRSESEYHAEEDYWIAALEWMYSEGVRLVNSSLGYSDGFDTPDTDYLPENVDGKFSAITRATDIAINDKGMTIVLSAGNDGNKDFKIISIPADAKGSIAVGSTGYRYWDRLDYSSIGPEHLKMVKPDFSCYASGGTSFSAPIITGLIACMKQLKPGITNSEIINLLAKSSHLYPHPNNYLGYGVPDVNKLLHLMADNDQKVWGSEQIQATDTLTIELPKSYNIMSFHKKNSYIVLKQEKLRWRDNKVTVEQFEGAKFTTVTNGNKVWEIEWVD; encoded by the coding sequence ATGAATAAATTTAAACTTTTGATTTATGCCCTCATGCTATTTGCAGGCACTTTGCGGGCGCAGCAAAAGTACTGGATATATCTAAAAGACAAAACGGCCTCAGTTGAGGATATCAGAAATACCGCCAATGCGTTTGGTACTACCCCAATTGTTATTTCTGACTGGTTAAAGGCCTATTCCAGCAATTTATCTTATGAGCAAATCAATAGTTTAAAATTAAATGCTGCTATCGCTGGGATTAGTGCCGTGCGCAGTCATATTATTACTCATGGTAGTATTATCGAGCCTTTCCAGATACACAAGTCGCTCGATCAGATTAAAGCCGATACACTCATACAAATGGGTATTAATGGTAAGGGTATAAAAATTGGAATTATTGATGCCGGCTTCCTCAATGCAGATAAAAATAGATATCTAAAAAAGGCCATTGAACAAGGACAGGTAAAAGGCTATAAAAATTATATCGACCCTGAACTCGTAAACCCTTTTGAGGGCACCTCTTTGAACAATGATAATCATGGCACCGAAGTGTTTCAGTTTATTGCGGGTAATAGTATTGAAATGACGACCGGGCTAGCTACAGAAGCTACTTATTACTTAGCCCGAACTGATCGCTCAGAATCTGAGTATCATGCGGAGGAAGACTATTGGATAGCAGCCCTGGAATGGATGTACAGCGAAGGTGTGCGCCTTGTTAACTCTTCATTGGGCTATAGCGATGGTTTTGATACCCCAGATACCGATTATTTACCTGAAAATGTTGATGGGAAGTTCAGTGCAATTACACGCGCTACAGATATTGCTATTAATGACAAAGGGATGACCATTGTGCTATCAGCCGGAAATGACGGTAACAAAGACTTCAAAATCATTTCAATACCCGCTGATGCTAAAGGCTCAATTGCTGTTGGATCTACCGGATATAGGTACTGGGATCGATTGGATTATAGCTCCATTGGTCCGGAGCATTTGAAAATGGTTAAGCCTGACTTTTCTTGTTATGCTTCTGGTGGCACTTCCTTCTCAGCCCCAATTATTACCGGATTAATTGCCTGCATGAAGCAGCTCAAGCCTGGAATAACAAATAGCGAGATAATAAATTTATTGGCCAAGTCATCACATTTATATCCGCATCCCAATAATTACCTTGGATATGGTGTGCCTGATGTAAATAAACTGCTCCATTTAATGGCAGATAATGATCAAAAGGTATGGGGAAGCGAGCAAATTCAAGCAACGGATACGCTTACAATTGAACTGCCAAAGAGTTATAATATCATGTCTTTTCATAAGAAAAATAGCTACATAGTTTTAAAACAAGAAAAACTTCGTTGGCGAGACAATAAGGTTACTGTGGAGCAATTTGAAGGTGCAAAGTTTACTACAGTAACAAACGGTAATAAAGTCTGGGAGATTGAATGGGTGGATTAG
- the mce gene encoding methylmalonyl-CoA epimerase — translation MNKIEHIGIAVKSLETSNKLFSSLLNTEPYKTEEVVSENVNTSFFQMGESKIELLEATDPASPIAKFIEKKGEGIHHIAYDVTDIEAEMKRLQDEGFILLNEKPKKGADNKLVCFLHPKSTNGVLVELCQEINS, via the coding sequence ATGAACAAAATAGAACATATTGGAATAGCCGTTAAAAGCCTTGAAACGTCAAATAAATTATTTTCTTCATTATTAAATACAGAGCCCTACAAAACGGAAGAAGTTGTATCAGAAAATGTAAACACTTCTTTCTTCCAAATGGGCGAATCTAAAATAGAATTACTGGAAGCAACTGATCCGGCAAGCCCTATAGCTAAGTTTATTGAAAAGAAGGGCGAGGGTATTCATCATATTGCCTACGATGTAACTGATATTGAAGCGGAAATGAAGCGTCTGCAAGATGAGGGTTTTATTTTGCTTAATGAGAAGCCAAAAAAAGGTGCAGATAACAAATTGGTTTGCTTTCTACACCCTAAATCTACTAATGGTGTTCTTGTAGAACTATGCCAGGAGATTAATTCCTGA
- a CDS encoding RES family NAD+ phosphorylase — protein sequence MIVYRIVHAEFANKIVASGRPARWNSAGTFVVYTASSRSLACLENLVHRSSEGLNAQFRTLVIEIPETIVIEEVTVNDLPKNWPSFKSQLQTRHMGDKWAVTQETCVLRVPSVIIPEESNYLINPQHLDFKKIKLLATEEFLFDNRFKSI from the coding sequence ATGATCGTATATCGCATTGTTCATGCAGAATTTGCCAATAAAATTGTAGCATCAGGCAGGCCTGCCAGATGGAATTCTGCAGGAACGTTTGTCGTTTATACAGCCTCATCAAGGTCGTTGGCTTGTTTAGAAAACTTAGTGCATAGGAGCAGTGAAGGACTTAATGCTCAATTTAGAACGTTAGTGATTGAAATTCCAGAGACTATAGTCATTGAAGAGGTTACAGTAAATGATCTACCGAAAAACTGGCCTAGTTTCAAATCGCAATTACAAACTCGGCACATGGGTGATAAATGGGCTGTTACGCAAGAAACATGCGTTTTACGGGTACCTTCTGTAATTATACCCGAAGAATCTAACTACCTCATTAATCCCCAGCATTTGGATTTTAAGAAGATCAAATTATTGGCAACAGAGGAATTCTTATTTGACAATCGCTTTAAAAGCATCTAA
- a CDS encoding aminopeptidase P family protein, with translation MKYTPLNKELYIKNRKQFVEQMKPNSIAVFNSNDIMPTNADGTMVFRQNNDLLSLSGIDQEESMLVLFPDFYDKTFSEVLFLKETNENIAIWEGHKFTKEEAEEISGIKNILWVSSFEGVFNTLMAEAEHVYLNTNEHIRAVVEVQTRDRRFLNWCKDKYPIHKYERSAPLMHNVRTSKSQYEIDAMQIACDITEKGFRRVAKFVKPGVMEYEIEAEYLHEFVRNRSRGFAYTPIVASGYSACVLHYIDNNQECKDGDLLLMDVGAEYANYNADMTRTIPVNGRFTERQKAVYNAVLKVKREATKMLRPGNVIPEYHKEVGKLMESELIGLGLIDKTDVKNQDPSNPVYKKYFMHGTSHHIGLDVHDVPNIYQEMKEGMVFTVEPGIYIREESLGVRLENDIVITKDGTFDLMRNIPIEAEEIEDLMNS, from the coding sequence ATGAAATATACACCTCTTAATAAAGAACTATACATAAAAAACAGAAAGCAGTTTGTGGAGCAAATGAAGCCCAACTCAATAGCTGTTTTTAATTCTAATGATATCATGCCAACGAATGCTGATGGAACGATGGTTTTTCGTCAAAATAACGATTTGTTGAGCCTTTCAGGCATAGACCAAGAGGAAAGTATGTTGGTGTTATTCCCTGATTTTTACGATAAAACCTTCTCTGAAGTGTTGTTCTTAAAAGAGACGAATGAAAATATCGCAATCTGGGAGGGTCATAAATTCACCAAAGAAGAAGCTGAGGAAATTTCAGGAATAAAAAATATCCTTTGGGTATCGAGCTTCGAAGGTGTGTTTAACACACTTATGGCTGAGGCAGAGCATGTTTACCTGAATACAAATGAGCATATAAGAGCAGTTGTTGAGGTTCAGACTAGGGATAGAAGATTTTTAAATTGGTGTAAGGATAAGTACCCCATTCATAAGTATGAACGTTCTGCACCATTAATGCATAACGTTCGTACCTCTAAGTCTCAATACGAGATTGATGCCATGCAAATTGCATGTGATATCACTGAAAAAGGCTTTAGAAGGGTAGCAAAGTTTGTGAAGCCAGGCGTAATGGAATACGAGATTGAAGCCGAATATCTTCATGAATTTGTGAGAAACCGTTCTAGAGGTTTTGCATATACGCCAATAGTAGCCTCAGGATACAGCGCATGTGTGCTACATTATATTGATAATAATCAGGAGTGTAAAGATGGCGACCTGCTGCTCATGGATGTAGGCGCTGAATATGCCAATTATAATGCCGACATGACTCGTACAATACCTGTTAATGGTAGGTTCACGGAGCGTCAAAAAGCGGTTTATAATGCCGTATTAAAAGTAAAAAGAGAGGCCACCAAAATGTTGAGGCCAGGAAATGTAATTCCTGAATACCATAAAGAGGTGGGCAAGTTGATGGAGAGCGAATTGATAGGTTTAGGTCTGATCGATAAAACGGATGTAAAAAACCAGGATCCATCAAACCCAGTTTACAAAAAATACTTTATGCATGGCACTTCGCACCATATAGGTTTAGATGTGCATGATGTGCCTAATATTTATCAGGAGATGAAGGAAGGCATGGTATTTACTGTGGAGCCTGGAATTTATATTAGAGAAGAAAGTCTCGGGGTAAGACTTGAAAATGACATTGTAATTACCAAAGATGGCACATTCGACCTGATGCGCAATATCCCTATTGAAGCCGAAGAGATTGAAGATTTGATGAATTCTTAA
- a CDS encoding SRPBCC family protein, producing MKVLKFIGLGLLAIVVLAVIYAAFQPKEGQTERSIVIERSPEAIYPVITTMKSFNEWSPWFTIDPETKYTYEGPESGVGAKMAWESDHPEVGAGSQWIIEADENKSVTLQLDFGFAGEYYSDMFLKPVENGTEVTWTYRYKDLDLMGAFFASAMDAEGMVGDQYVTGLKQLKEYVESQPMPKPEVEEEMMESDSTAMEEEMAEGE from the coding sequence ATGAAAGTTTTAAAATTTATTGGACTCGGCTTATTAGCTATTGTCGTTTTAGCAGTTATCTATGCTGCATTTCAACCCAAAGAAGGGCAAACCGAAAGATCTATTGTAATTGAGAGGAGCCCCGAGGCTATTTACCCTGTAATTACCACTATGAAAAGTTTCAATGAATGGTCTCCTTGGTTTACGATTGACCCAGAAACAAAGTATACCTATGAGGGCCCGGAAAGTGGTGTGGGAGCAAAAATGGCGTGGGAAAGCGACCACCCTGAGGTAGGTGCAGGTTCTCAATGGATCATTGAGGCAGATGAAAATAAAAGTGTTACGCTTCAATTAGATTTCGGTTTTGCTGGTGAATATTATTCTGACATGTTTTTAAAACCAGTTGAAAATGGAACTGAGGTTACCTGGACATACAGATATAAGGATTTAGACTTGATGGGCGCCTTTTTTGCCTCTGCTATGGATGCTGAGGGTATGGTGGGCGATCAATACGTGACTGGTTTAAAGCAACTAAAGGAATATGTAGAATCTCAGCCTATGCCTAAGCCTGAAGTTGAAGAGGAAATGATGGAATCTGACTCTACAGCTATGGAAGAAGAGATGGCTGAAGGGGAATAA
- a CDS encoding restriction endonuclease, with translation MKLEKILDRLNSFEKNSFLKIIDGILSENPANYSKVDKIISEYSGDLKNIDSQNISNVFSLLENEFASFIKTEFVNVTSQLDILIDIIIRDGNCIMKQDWLSRLYEQEIKQIKKKIKQLENDLKEHDSSESRIRDYLIYKACVHTAYYNDEDNNQEPKITADEQSILITLSQQLELSQEEIKLINYMVVPIDKMEVQSVIDQLKNTGIVFYSKKNNMVYVADEMVRVLRKIRGKEVADKFFRRVLKQIREPQINLVCKKHNIDWKQPLDIKIKNIINEGISFSTILSNDIYKDDTKLTEKKKFISELCDKGLSIEPSLKGATVEEKIQNLIDYFDHIEKDTKVGISHEGYEKMLNEINELIPKVNAILKQEFELQEEKVLSSEYLLDYNIKPRDVLEVIPEKELSKFASKQGAKTRGNLISNVLEVFKDSENMYLENYSAFGYRDIKTLKENGIRIKESEIGLKFESLTMKIFQNLGFKVDDSIRKTLNTKKDKIDLVIDLGKNQLIIVECKTNKDSGYNKFSAVKRQLKAYSDLAKSKGYTVIKSLLIGPEFSDDFIKDVGLEYELNLSLITADSLIQIMHGFKKSKLKVFPHNLLMRDVLIQEDRVIKAMGK, from the coding sequence ATGAAATTAGAGAAAATTCTCGATCGCCTAAATTCTTTTGAAAAGAACTCTTTCCTTAAAATTATTGATGGCATTCTCTCAGAAAACCCGGCTAATTATTCAAAAGTTGATAAGATAATTTCAGAATACAGTGGAGACTTAAAGAATATAGATAGTCAGAATATCTCTAATGTATTTTCTCTCCTTGAGAACGAATTTGCGAGTTTCATAAAAACAGAATTTGTTAATGTGACATCTCAACTCGATATACTAATTGATATTATAATTAGAGATGGCAATTGTATTATGAAACAAGATTGGCTTTCTAGACTATATGAGCAGGAAATAAAGCAAATCAAAAAGAAAATAAAACAGTTAGAAAATGATCTGAAAGAACACGACTCTTCAGAGTCGAGAATACGAGATTATCTTATTTATAAAGCATGTGTCCATACTGCATATTATAATGATGAGGATAATAATCAAGAACCAAAAATTACCGCAGATGAGCAATCAATCTTGATCACATTATCACAACAATTAGAGCTTTCGCAAGAAGAAATTAAGCTCATAAATTACATGGTTGTGCCCATTGATAAAATGGAGGTTCAAAGTGTAATTGACCAACTAAAAAATACGGGTATAGTCTTCTATTCTAAGAAGAATAACATGGTTTATGTAGCTGATGAAATGGTAAGGGTTCTCCGGAAAATTAGAGGAAAAGAGGTAGCCGATAAGTTCTTTAGAAGAGTTTTAAAGCAGATAAGAGAGCCTCAAATTAATCTCGTATGTAAAAAACATAACATTGATTGGAAGCAACCGCTTGATATTAAGATCAAAAATATAATCAACGAAGGTATTTCCTTTAGTACAATACTTTCAAATGATATCTACAAAGACGATACGAAATTAACAGAGAAGAAAAAATTTATATCAGAGTTATGTGATAAAGGTCTTTCAATAGAACCGTCATTAAAAGGAGCAACTGTTGAGGAAAAGATTCAAAATCTCATTGATTATTTTGACCATATCGAAAAGGACACTAAAGTTGGCATCTCTCATGAAGGATATGAGAAGATGCTGAATGAAATTAATGAATTGATACCCAAAGTCAATGCTATCCTAAAACAGGAGTTTGAATTACAAGAAGAAAAAGTTCTTAGCAGTGAGTACCTTTTAGATTACAATATAAAACCTCGCGATGTATTAGAGGTAATTCCAGAAAAAGAACTATCGAAATTTGCCTCAAAACAAGGAGCCAAAACCAGAGGAAATTTAATTTCTAATGTATTGGAAGTCTTTAAAGATTCTGAAAATATGTATTTAGAGAATTACTCAGCTTTTGGCTACAGGGATATCAAAACGTTAAAAGAAAATGGAATAAGAATAAAAGAAAGTGAAATAGGCCTGAAATTCGAGTCATTAACAATGAAGATTTTTCAAAACCTTGGCTTTAAAGTTGATGATTCAATTAGAAAAACATTAAACACTAAAAAAGATAAGATTGATCTGGTGATTGATTTGGGCAAAAATCAATTGATAATTGTTGAATGTAAAACTAACAAGGATAGTGGGTATAATAAATTCAGTGCTGTAAAAAGACAGTTAAAGGCATATTCAGACTTGGCTAAATCAAAAGGCTATACTGTGATTAAATCATTATTGATTGGACCGGAATTCAGTGATGACTTTATAAAGGATGTTGGTCTTGAATATGAACTTAATTTATCATTGATTACAGCTGATTCATTAATTCAAATTATGCACGGGTTTAAAAAATCTAAATTAAAGGTGTTTCCACATAATCTCCTCATGCGTGATGTTCTTATACAGGAGGATCGAGTAATAAAAGCAATGGGTAAATAA
- a CDS encoding RidA family protein codes for MSDSIKNSDKAPEPVGLYPHARKVGNLLFLSGVGPRKKGTKEIPGVTLDADGNITDYDIEAQCHSVFENVRLVLEASGSSWDKLVDVTVFLTNIKVDFKKYNAIYAEYFKDNQPCRTTVEINSLPTPIAIELKCIATID; via the coding sequence ATGAGCGATAGCATTAAAAACTCGGACAAAGCACCAGAACCGGTAGGTTTATACCCTCACGCACGTAAAGTGGGTAACTTATTGTTTCTGTCAGGAGTTGGGCCCAGAAAAAAAGGAACAAAAGAAATACCAGGTGTTACACTAGACGCTGATGGTAATATAACTGACTATGATATTGAAGCCCAGTGCCATTCTGTATTTGAAAATGTACGGTTAGTTTTAGAGGCTTCAGGTAGTAGTTGGGATAAACTAGTAGATGTTACGGTGTTTCTCACGAATATTAAGGTAGATTTCAAGAAGTACAATGCTATTTACGCAGAGTATTTCAAGGATAATCAGCCGTGCAGAACTACCGTAGAAATAAACTCACTGCCAACCCCTATTGCTATTGAGTTGAAGTGTATTGCAACTATAGATTAG